One Rhipicephalus microplus isolate Deutch F79 chromosome 4, USDA_Rmic, whole genome shotgun sequence genomic window carries:
- the LOC119184402 gene encoding uncharacterized protein LOC119184402 — protein MMDSEAQRILLSLIQHQAPSSTEDAVLRTNMAGDVPRRGSEEMRMELRLPCVETGGDGTDTLHLPAPTASRSADGETGAQSKPSGSRRGGGAAEWTEGQTRLLLEYYLKYFPQIGPFKKFKNRKQAFKQISMDIEAVLGIAKTPEQCENRYKTVIRRRKASSDHNKRSGASPTPVPFDDEVKKIESIDDSIEPEVERDASGATFKASPESPAVLSPANTTEENKTQSSNPDTKPRVGTARLAHMQLFFTEMRALQEEKEAQKAARRQEKENRRAERQAERQVLREERRKMHEEKMEILRQAFGLPK, from the exons ATGATGGACTCGGAAGCTCAGCGCATCCTACTGTCTTTAATTCAACACCAGGCACCATCTAGTACGGAAG ATGCAGTTCTGCGTACAAATATGGCTGGCGATGTGCCAAGGCGAGGGAGCGAAGAAATGCGCATGGAGCTCAGATTGCCATGCGTTGAAACAGGAGGTG ATGGCACAGATACTCTGCACCTGCCAGCTCCCACTGCATCAAGATCAGCTGACGGGGAGACTGGTGCTCAAAGCAAGCCATCAGGCTCCAGGAGAGGAGGTGGAG CTGCTGAATGGACAGAGGGGCAAACAAGGCTGCTCCTAGAGTACTACCTCAAATATTTCCCTCAGATTGGCCCATTTAAAAAATTCAAAAACAGGAAGCAAGCCTTTAAACAAATATCGATGGACATCGAGGCTGTGCTTGGCATAGCCAAAACCCCAGAACAGTGTGAAAATAGGTACAAAACAGTAATTAGGCGTCGGAAGGCGTCTTCCGACCATAACAAAAGGTCTGGTGCTTCACCCACCCCTGTGCCTTTTGACGACgaggtgaaaaaaattgaaagcattGATGACAGCATTGAACCGGAGGTAGAGCGAGACGCCTCAGGGGCTACATTCAAAGCCTCGCCCGAATCTCCGGCCGTGTTGTcacctgccaacaccactgaGGAAAATAAGACGCAGTCCTCAAATCCCGACACGAAGCCACGGGTAGGAACTGCACGCCTGGCACACATGCAGTTGTTTTTTACTGAAATGAGGGCACTGCAAGAAGAAAAGGAGGCTCAAAAGGCGGCCAGacgtcaagaaaaagaaaatcgaaGAGCTGAAAGGCAGGCCGAGCGACAGGTGCTTCGTGAAGAGCGGCGCAAAATGcatgaagaaaaaatggagatTCTCCGTCAGGCCTTTGGACTTCCAAAATAA